CGGGTCGCCGCCGAAGCGTCCGCCCGCCATCCCCAGCGAAAAAGCGGCGTAGCCTGCGCCGACCCATGCCCCTTGCGCGGCAACCACCTCTCGCATGTACACCGCCGTCCAGTCATACATCGCGCCCTCTACCACCAACCCGAGAAACGCGAGGATGCCGAAGCCCGTGAGCTTGCGATGTAGTTTGCGGCGTGCGGCGTCCCCCAGCGCGGGAGGCGGCGTATGGGCGCGCGGCTCGGCATTGTCGGTGCCATCGCGTGCGACCGGCGCTTCGCCCGGCATCATGTCGGGCTGCATGAAGCGCGCGCCCACAACGATCACGACCGCGCACCCCATCGCCGCAAGACCGATATGCCATTGCGGCGAGCCGTGATGCGCGAGCCATGCACCACCGACGAGTGCTCCCGCCATGCCGCCAAGGCTGAAGCATCCGTGAAGCGACGCCATGATCGGCTGGCGGTAGCGCGCTTCGAGCGTAGCGGCCTGCGCATTGACGGCGACGTCGTAGGTGGCGTTCGCCGCGCCATAGAGGGCAAGCCAGCCCACCAGGCCCCAGTAGCTCGGCATCGACAGAATGAAGGCGCTCGTCACCGCCAGTGCGATGCCCGAATGCAGGCTCGCGCGCTGGCTACCGACGCGCCCGACCCAGCGCGCCATGTGCGACATCGTGACGAGCGCGCCGCCCGCCACGGCGAACATTGCCACGGACAAGCTGGCGTCGTTCAGGTCGAACATCGCCTTGACGGTGGGGACATGAACGCCCCACGTCGCATACAGGAATCCGCTGCAAAACAGCAATGCCATCGTCGCCGCGCGTGCAGGCCAAAAGCCCGTGCGTGGCTTCGTTGTTTCAGAAGTCATGGGAATCGCAGGAAAAGCGGGAATGACGCGGCAGAGACATCTGCGTTGTCGTTTGAAGAGACATGCGGTGCGGCCCCGGCAAGATGCGGAGCCGTCCATGCCGAGAATTCTAACGCACTATATGTGACCGTGCAGTCTATCGGCCGCACGACGCGTCAATGTGGCGTTGAAGCCATCGGGCCAACTGACGGCCTCATTGCGCTAAACGTTACGGCCTACCGATCATCACATGCTGCGCTTCGGCAGCTGCATGCGGAGCGTCCAAATGGCGTCGTCCCGATTGTCGCGTGCGTTGACTTCGCCGAATGCGACGACGCTCGAGTTATCCACCGTTTTTGTTCACAAGGCTGTGGACAACGATCGGAGGAGAACCGCCAAGCGATTGATCGGTATGGAGTTTTTGACGGAAGGGATCAGACCGGGGCACCCGCAGGCAGATGGCCTGCAAGCGCCGCCGATTTATCCACAGATTTTGTGTTCAAGTCTGTGGAAAAGTCTTTGATGACAGGGTGCAAGTCGTTGATTCGAATCAGAGATTCATTCCCCCGAAGCCGCCGCAGCAGCCAGGTGGCGCTCGGCGCCCATTGCGAATCCCTTGTTGCGTTCACGCACGACGCGGTGAATCAGTTCCCATACCGTGTGCGCCACGGGCGAGAGCGAACGGTTCTTGCGACGCACGAGCACGATGTTGCGCTCGAAGGCCGGCAACAACGGACGCACGGCCAGCGTGGAGTTCTCCGGCAGCGGCAACGCCAGCGGCGGGAGCACGCTCACCCCGAGCCCTTCCTGCACCATGCGGAAGATGGTGCTGACATGCCCCAGCTCCTGCGTGATCGTGCCCTGCACTTTTTGCGTCGTGAGTGCGCGGTCGATCAACGGGCGGCTGCCCGAACTCTGATTGAGCAGCACCAGATTCTCGCCCGAGAGTTCCGACCAGTGCACGGCCGCCTGCGTGGCGAGCGGATGATCGCTACGACACACCAGACAGAACGGCTCGCTCATCAGATGTTCGGTCGTCAGATCGTCTGCGCCTTGCGGGGCGACAACGATGCCGAAATCCACATCGCCCGCGCGCACGCTGTCGAGCACCGCACGCTGCATCTGGTCGACGAGCGCCAGTGCAATGTCAGGATACGTCGCCTGCGACGCGAGCAGCACGCGCGGCAGCAGCGTGGCCGAAATCGTCGGCGCGGCGCCGATGCGAACGCGCCCGGTCGTGCGTGCCTCGGCACCGTGGGTCTGCAACAGCGCGATCTCGAGTTCGTCCAGTACGCGATCGAGATTGCCGGCCAGCGTCACCCCGGCATCGGTCAGGGCGACCTCACGCGTGGTGCGGTCAACCAGACGCAAGCCAAGCTGCCCTTCCAGTTCGTTGATGCAACGGCTGATGGCCGGTTGTGTCAGGCCGATCTCGGCGCCCGCGCGGCTGAAGTTCTTGCTGCGCGCCACGACCATGAAGACCTTGAGTTGTCTCAGCGATACGTTCATGTGCTTGTGCCCTGCCAGAAAGTGAGCAAACGAGTCATGTCAATGACTTTGGCGCGCCGCATTGGGCGGCGCGCCCCGTGATTCCCCGATCCCGTCCTTCGATCGGGTCAAGCCGCCGCTTTGACCATCTCCTCCACGACCTTCTTGGCGTCGCCGAACACCATCATGGTCTTGTCGAGATAGAACAGGTCGTTATCCAGCCCGGCATAGCCCGCTGCCATCGAACGCTTGTTGACGATGATCGTCTTGGCCTTGTAAGCCTCGAGAATCGGCATGCCGGCAATCGGCGATTGCGGATCATTCTTCGCAGCGGGATTGACCACGTCGTTCGCGCCAAGCACCAGCACCACGTCCGTCTGGCCGAATTCGCCGTTGATCTCGTCCATCTCCAGCACCTGGTCGTAGGGCACTTCGGCTTCGGCGAGCAGCACGTTCATATGCCCCGGCATGCGACCTGCCACCGGGTGGATCGCGTACCGCACGCTCACGCCCTTCTCGACCAGCTTGTCGGTCAGTTCCTTGAGCGCGTGCTGTGCACGCGCCACGGCCAGACCGTACCCCGGCACGATCACCAGCGATTCGGCGTTGCTCATCAGGAACGCCGCGTCATCCGGCGAGCCCGACTTGACCGGACGTTGCTGCTGTTCGCCGCCGGCGGCACTTGCGCCGGGCGTTGCACCGAAGCCACCGAGAATCACGTTGAAGAACGAGCGATTCATGGCCTTGCACATGATGTAAGACAGAATCGCGCCCGACGAGCCGACCAGCGAGCCCGCGATGATGAGCATCGGGTTGTTCAGCGAGAAGCCGATCCCTGCGGCGGCCCAGCCGGAGTACGAGTTCAGCATCGACACCACGACCGGCATGTCCGCACCGCCGATCGGGATGATGATGAGCACGCCGAGCACGAAGGCGATGGCCGTCATGATCACGAACGGCGTCCAGCTCTGCGAGACGAAGAACGCACCACCAAAACCGAGCATCGCAATCGCCAGCGCCAGGTTCACCATGTGCTGGCCTTTGAAGACCACCGGCGCGCCCTGGAACAGACGGAACTTGTACTTGCCCGAGAGCTTGCCGAAGGCGATGACCGAACCCGAGAACGTGATGGCGCCAACGAACGTACCGATGAACAACTCGATGCGGTTGCCCGGCGGCAGCGGTTGACCCGCCGCGACGATACCGAACGCCGCCGGCTCGGCGACAGCCGCCACTGCGATACACACCGCTGCCAGACCGATCAGCGAGTGCATGGCCGCGACTAGTTCCGGCATCTTGGTCATCTCGACCTTGCGCGCAACATAGGCTCCGATGCCGCCACCGACCACGAGGCCCGCGAGAATCAGACCGAGGCCCGAGAAATTGCCGTTCGAGAGTTTGCGCAACTCAAAGATCAACGCGAGCGTCGTGAGGGCGGCGATGGTCATGCCGATCATGCCGAACGCGTTGCCGCGCCGCGCCATGCGCGGATTCGACAGGCCCTTGAGCGCCTGAATGAAACAGATCGACGCGACCAGGTACAACAGCGTCACAAGATTCATGCTCATGTCAGTGCGCTCCCTTTGCGGCTTCGTCATTGGCCGCAGCCTTTGCCGGCTTGTCTTTTTTCTTGAACATCTCGAGCATGCGCTGTGTCACGAGGAAGCCCCCGAACACGTTCACGGCGGCCAGCGCCACGGCGACCACGCCCATCGTCTTGCCGAGGTTGCCTTCGGTCAGCCCGGCCGCGAGCATGGCGCCCACGATCACGATGGCCGAGATCGCATTGGTCACCGCCATGAGCGGCGTGTGCAATGCCGGCGTGACGTTCCACACCACGTGGTAGCCGACGTACACCGCCAGCACGAAGATGATCAGATTGATCACCGTGTGATTGATCATTTCCATTTGCGTCCCCCTCCCTTATGCCGCACGCAGCACTTCACCGTCGCGGCACATCAGGCACGCGGCAACGATGTCGTCGTTGGTATCGATCACGAGCTTGCCTTCCTTGTCGATCACCAGCTTCAGGAAGTCGAGCACGTTGCGTGCATACAGCGCGGACGCATCGGCGGCGACCATGCCGGCGAGGTTGGTGTATCCCGCTATCGTCACGCCGTGGACTTTCACGACCTCGTCGGCCACCGACAGCGGGCAGTTGCCGCCGCCGTTCGCGCCGCGTCCGGCGGCCAGATCGATGATGACCGAGCCGGGCTTCATTGCCTTGACGGTGTCCTCAGCGATCAGCGTAGGTGCGGCACGACCCGGAATCAGCGCGGTAGAGATCACGATGTCCGCCTGCGTGAGGCGGGTGTGCACCAGTTGTGCCTGACGGGCGAGCCACGCGGCGGGCATCGGACGCGCATAGCCGCCCACACCCTTGGCGATCTCGCGTTCTTCGTCGGTCTCGAAGGGAACGTCGATGAACTTGGCGCCGAGCGATTCGATCTGCTCGCGCACGGCCGGACGCACGTCCGACGCTTCGATCACCGCCCCCAGCCGCTTGGCCGTGGCAATGGCCTGAAGGCCTGCCACGCCCGCGCCCAGCACGACCAGACGCGCGGCCTTGACCGTGCCGGCCGCCGTCATGAGCATCGGCATGAAGCGTTGATACAGATTGGCGGCGAGCATCACGGCCTTGTAGCCGGCGATGTTGGCCTGCGAGGACAGCACATCCATGCTTTGCGCGCGCGTGGTCCGCGGCGCTGCTTCCAAAGCGAAGCCAACGATGCCGGCCGCCGCCATGCGAGCATTGTTCTCGGCATCGAACGGATTGAGCATGCCGACAACCACACTGCCGCGCGGAATCAGGGCGACTTCTGCGACCGATGGCGCGCGAACCTTGAGCACCAGTTCGGCGCCAAGGGCCTGCGCCGCAGTACCGCTCGACGCGCCCGCCGCGACATAGGCCGCATCGGGTACGCTCGCGGCCTCGCCGGCGCCACGCTCCACGGTGACGCGATGCCCTGCGCTCACCAGCTTCTTCACCGTTTCCGGTGTGGCCGCGACGCGGGATTCGCCGCCGGCCGTCTCCTTTGGAATGCCAATATGCATAGTTATTGTCTCGGGGTCTGAGCCCCTGTCGTGTTGTGAAACTCAGGCCACGGCGGCTCGCGCGGGCTGCATCGAGCGCCCGTCATTGGCCGCTTCGAAGCAACGCACCTTCGTGCAATGAATCAGGTCGCACAGGAATTCCGGCTCGTAGGCGCGCAGCAAATGCGGCTGGTGTCCGTCGAGATAGGCCCCGATCAGCAGCAGCTCAGCCATGCGCAACGCCTGCGCCGAAGCGCCTTCGAGGTACGCCAGCGGCAAATCTTGATTCCCGGTCATATGCAACAGACGGGTGTACGTGGGGTGATCCCAATACCAGTCCAGCCCCAACTCGACGAATGCGTTGTTGAACGCGTGCAGATGGGCATTGGCAACCGGTGCCAGGGCGGCGGGTTTGATGTGCGTTTCGATGACAGACATGATGGCGCTCTCCCAAAACAGTGATCGTCTCCAGAACACGCAAACCCGCTCTCGCCTGACGCGACATGTCACCGACGCTTGGTTTGTCACATCACCTTCATGCGGGCTGCCATTGCAGATTACGCAGCCCAACCCATAAAAGACAGTTAAAGTTAATTATGCAAACCATCAACGATTACTTATACTTCGTGAGCCACACTTCGCGAGTGGAAATCGTTCCACCGTCCATCCCGATCTCTGGAAGCCTGCCGCATGAAACACGCCACGCTCCGTCAGTTGAAGGTCTTCGAAGCGGTAGCGCGCCATCTGAGTTTTTCACGCGCCGCCGAAGAACTGCACCTCACCCAACCGGCCGTCTCAACGCAAGTCAAGCAACTTGAAACACACGCTGGACTCCCCCTCTTCGAGCAACTCGGCAAGAAGATCTTCCTGACCCCGGCGGGCAGCGAAATGCTTCACTACAGCCGCGCGATCATCGCGCTCTTTCGCGAAACCGAAGAGGCGATGGATCACCTCAAGGGCATTACGGGCGGCAAGCTCAATGTGGCGGTCATCAGCGCCGGCGACTACTTCTTTCCGCGTCTGCTCGCCGCATTCACCGTGCGCCATCCCGGCGTGACGCTGGGTCTCACGGTGCATAACCGCGAGGAGCTATTGCATCAGCTCACCGAAAACCTCACGGATCTGGCCGTAATGGTGCGACCGCCCCACGAGATCGACACGATCAACGAGGCCTTCGCACCGCACCCCTATGTCATCGTGGCGCCACCCGATCATCCGCTGGCCGGCCAACGCCAGATTCCGTTTTCGCGTCTGACGGAAGAACCGTTCATCAGCCGCGAACGCGGGTCCGACACCTGGAATTCCTTGCAAGACGCCTTCGGTCACCGCACCCAGCAACTGAAGATCACGATGGAAATCGCCAGCACGGAAACCATCAAGCAAGCGGTCGTAGCAGGCATGGGCATCAGTTTCCTGTCAGCGCACACCGTCGGCATGGAGTTGCAGACCGGTCAGTTGACGGTGCTCGACGTGCAGGGCTTTCCGGCGTGGCAAAGCTGGTACGTCGTGCATCGCCGCAGCAAGCGGCTACCGCCGGTCGCGCAAGCCTTCCGGGAATTCCTGCTGACCGACGGCGCGGCACTCATCGACGGCATGATGGCCTACAAGAGTCCGGTGCCGCCGCCCGAAAGCCGCGGAAAATCGCCTGCGGCTCCGGGGATCGGCCCGGATGCCTCGCGTCAGACCGACACCTGATCCGCTGGCTGAATCCGCTGAATCGGCCAGATCGGCCAAAGCAGCCAACGTTGCCACATCGGCCAAATGAAAAAGGGCGATCGACTCAGGCCATTGCCACCCCGGCCGACCACCGTGAAATCGGTTGCCTCGTTAGCCGCCCATGCGGTTGGCGAGCGTGCCCAGTCCGTCGATGCTCACTTCCACCAGCGCGCCCTCTTTCATCGAGCCAACGCCAATCGAGGTGCCCACCGCGATCACGTCGCCCGGCAGCAGGGTCATGTCCTGCGAGAGACGCGCGACGAGTTGCCACGGGTTGAAGATCATGTCCGCAAGCGGGTAGCGCTGACGCTCCGTGCCGTCGAGTCGCGTGACCAGTTCGGCTTCGTGCCAGTCGAAGTCCTGCGCAATCACCGGGCCGATGCAGCCAAACGTGTCGAAGCCCTTGGCGCGCGTCCACTGCGCGAAATTACCGTCCTGCTCGATGATTTCAGCGGCGGTGACGTCGTTGACCAACGTATAGCCGAGGATGTGATCGCGCGCGGCTTCCTCGCTCACATGGCTTGCGCGCTTGCCGATCACCACGCCCAGTTCGCCCTCGAAAACGATCTTGCCGGCATACGACGCCGGACGACGAATCACTGCGTCGGGCCCGGACAGCGACGTCGCAGGCTTGATGAGGAAGAGCGGATGCGACGGCGCGGCTTTGCCGAGCTTCGCGCCGAGCGCGTGAAAGTTGTTCCACAGCGCCACGATTTTCGAGGGCTCGCAGGGGCACAGCAGATC
This window of the Pandoraea fibrosis genome carries:
- a CDS encoding LysR family transcriptional regulator encodes the protein MKHATLRQLKVFEAVARHLSFSRAAEELHLTQPAVSTQVKQLETHAGLPLFEQLGKKIFLTPAGSEMLHYSRAIIALFRETEEAMDHLKGITGGKLNVAVISAGDYFFPRLLAAFTVRHPGVTLGLTVHNREELLHQLTENLTDLAVMVRPPHEIDTINEAFAPHPYVIVAPPDHPLAGQRQIPFSRLTEEPFISRERGSDTWNSLQDAFGHRTQQLKITMEIASTETIKQAVVAGMGISFLSAHTVGMELQTGQLTVLDVQGFPAWQSWYVVHRRSKRLPPVAQAFREFLLTDGAALIDGMMAYKSPVPPPESRGKSPAAPGIGPDASRQTDT
- a CDS encoding NAD(P) transhydrogenase subunit alpha, producing MEMINHTVINLIIFVLAVYVGYHVVWNVTPALHTPLMAVTNAISAIVIVGAMLAAGLTEGNLGKTMGVVAVALAAVNVFGGFLVTQRMLEMFKKKDKPAKAAANDEAAKGAH
- a CDS encoding HAD family hydrolase, with the protein product MSVIETHIKPAALAPVANAHLHAFNNAFVELGLDWYWDHPTYTRLLHMTGNQDLPLAYLEGASAQALRMAELLLIGAYLDGHQPHLLRAYEPEFLCDLIHCTKVRCFEAANDGRSMQPARAAVA
- a CDS encoding MFS transporter, which codes for MALLFCSGFLYATWGVHVPTVKAMFDLNDASLSVAMFAVAGGALVTMSHMARWVGRVGSQRASLHSGIALAVTSAFILSMPSYWGLVGWLALYGAANATYDVAVNAQAATLEARYRQPIMASLHGCFSLGGMAGALVGGAWLAHHGSPQWHIGLAAMGCAVVIVVGARFMQPDMMPGEAPVARDGTDNAEPRAHTPPPALGDAARRKLHRKLTGFGILAFLGLVVEGAMYDWTAVYMREVVAAQGAWVGAGYAAFSLGMAGGRFGGDPVRARMGGARLLRVSSLLCVGGVLLALLWRVPAAAVAGFALAGLGLSNVMPVMFAASGEVARGAGMASAEAIAVMARLAYLGLLIGPVLIGAIAHGISLPVALGAGLLCIVPIALLAPKMLAGADGRTHQH
- a CDS encoding LysR family transcriptional regulator is translated as MNVSLRQLKVFMVVARSKNFSRAGAEIGLTQPAISRCINELEGQLGLRLVDRTTREVALTDAGVTLAGNLDRVLDELEIALLQTHGAEARTTGRVRIGAAPTISATLLPRVLLASQATYPDIALALVDQMQRAVLDSVRAGDVDFGIVVAPQGADDLTTEHLMSEPFCLVCRSDHPLATQAAVHWSELSGENLVLLNQSSGSRPLIDRALTTQKVQGTITQELGHVSTIFRMVQEGLGVSVLPPLALPLPENSTLAVRPLLPAFERNIVLVRRKNRSLSPVAHTVWELIHRVVRERNKGFAMGAERHLAAAAASGE
- a CDS encoding Re/Si-specific NAD(P)(+) transhydrogenase subunit alpha encodes the protein MHIGIPKETAGGESRVAATPETVKKLVSAGHRVTVERGAGEAASVPDAAYVAAGASSGTAAQALGAELVLKVRAPSVAEVALIPRGSVVVGMLNPFDAENNARMAAAGIVGFALEAAPRTTRAQSMDVLSSQANIAGYKAVMLAANLYQRFMPMLMTAAGTVKAARLVVLGAGVAGLQAIATAKRLGAVIEASDVRPAVREQIESLGAKFIDVPFETDEEREIAKGVGGYARPMPAAWLARQAQLVHTRLTQADIVISTALIPGRAAPTLIAEDTVKAMKPGSVIIDLAAGRGANGGGNCPLSVADEVVKVHGVTIAGYTNLAGMVAADASALYARNVLDFLKLVIDKEGKLVIDTNDDIVAACLMCRDGEVLRAA
- a CDS encoding NAD(P)(+) transhydrogenase (Re/Si-specific) subunit beta, whose protein sequence is MSMNLVTLLYLVASICFIQALKGLSNPRMARRGNAFGMIGMTIAALTTLALIFELRKLSNGNFSGLGLILAGLVVGGGIGAYVARKVEMTKMPELVAAMHSLIGLAAVCIAVAAVAEPAAFGIVAAGQPLPPGNRIELFIGTFVGAITFSGSVIAFGKLSGKYKFRLFQGAPVVFKGQHMVNLALAIAMLGFGGAFFVSQSWTPFVIMTAIAFVLGVLIIIPIGGADMPVVVSMLNSYSGWAAAGIGFSLNNPMLIIAGSLVGSSGAILSYIMCKAMNRSFFNVILGGFGATPGASAAGGEQQQRPVKSGSPDDAAFLMSNAESLVIVPGYGLAVARAQHALKELTDKLVEKGVSVRYAIHPVAGRMPGHMNVLLAEAEVPYDQVLEMDEINGEFGQTDVVLVLGANDVVNPAAKNDPQSPIAGMPILEAYKAKTIIVNKRSMAAGYAGLDNDLFYLDKTMMVFGDAKKVVEEMVKAAA
- a CDS encoding fumarylacetoacetate hydrolase family protein produces the protein MKLWTRFKTAHGRIGFGLLQGDHILEHRGSLFEQPIATGATIARDAVDLLCPCEPSKIVALWNNFHALGAKLGKAAPSHPLFLIKPATSLSGPDAVIRRPASYAGKIVFEGELGVVIGKRASHVSEEAARDHILGYTLVNDVTAAEIIEQDGNFAQWTRAKGFDTFGCIGPVIAQDFDWHEAELVTRLDGTERQRYPLADMIFNPWQLVARLSQDMTLLPGDVIAVGTSIGVGSMKEGALVEVSIDGLGTLANRMGG